A window from Anaeromyxobacter sp. encodes these proteins:
- a CDS encoding sigma-54-dependent Fis family transcriptional regulator — MRKVLIVDDESSIRFVLARTCERAGVPWEEAGSAEEAREKLRAHGTGRDGIGLLLLDVRLPGDDGLKLLGEIGGRADSPFVVVMTAEDTMRSAVEAMKRGAADYLGKPFDLARVERIVRDLAVAPADQGEPEPAPASGIEAQIDPTAEPRRYRDVALPETLVGRSAAMVEVYKEVGRVARTEMTVLLMGESGTGKELVARAVHANSTRAKGPFITVNMAAIPRDLIESELYGHEKGSFTGAVERRPGKFELASGGTLFLDEIGEMPIELQAKLLRVLQEREVDRVGGSRPMPVDVRIVAATNADLARSVEEGRFRRDLYYRLAVVPIRLPPLREREGDVILLARHCIARYGEQLKGRPVALSKDAEPLLLAHPWPGNVRELQNVMQRALLKLNGSRLTANDLVGLLPAAAHAERGLSGLVEAVLDAAEPEHGRYQAALAAVEAPLLAAALARTKGNQLRAAELLGMNRNTLRERMRALGMKPR, encoded by the coding sequence GTGCGCAAGGTCCTGATCGTCGACGATGAGAGCTCCATCCGGTTCGTGCTGGCCCGCACCTGCGAGCGGGCCGGCGTGCCCTGGGAGGAGGCCGGCAGCGCCGAGGAGGCCCGCGAGAAGCTGCGCGCCCACGGCACCGGCCGCGACGGCATCGGCCTGCTGCTGCTCGACGTGCGGCTCCCCGGCGACGACGGCCTCAAGCTGCTCGGGGAGATCGGCGGGCGCGCCGACTCGCCCTTCGTGGTGGTGATGACCGCCGAGGACACCATGCGCTCGGCCGTGGAGGCCATGAAGCGCGGCGCCGCGGACTACCTGGGCAAGCCCTTCGACCTGGCCCGCGTCGAGCGCATCGTGCGCGACCTGGCGGTGGCGCCCGCCGACCAGGGGGAGCCCGAGCCGGCCCCGGCCTCCGGCATCGAGGCGCAGATCGACCCCACCGCCGAGCCGCGCCGCTACCGCGACGTGGCGCTGCCGGAGACGCTGGTGGGGCGCTCCGCCGCCATGGTGGAGGTCTACAAGGAGGTCGGCCGGGTGGCCCGCACCGAGATGACGGTGCTGCTCATGGGCGAGTCGGGCACCGGCAAGGAGCTGGTGGCGCGCGCCGTCCACGCCAACTCCACCCGGGCCAAGGGGCCCTTCATCACCGTCAACATGGCGGCCATCCCGCGCGACCTCATCGAGAGCGAGCTCTACGGCCACGAGAAGGGCTCCTTCACCGGCGCGGTGGAGCGGCGCCCCGGCAAGTTCGAGCTGGCCAGCGGCGGCACCCTCTTCCTCGACGAGATCGGGGAGATGCCCATCGAGCTGCAGGCCAAGCTGCTCCGGGTGCTGCAGGAGCGCGAGGTGGACCGGGTGGGCGGCAGCCGGCCCATGCCGGTGGACGTGCGCATCGTGGCCGCCACCAACGCCGACCTGGCCCGCTCGGTGGAGGAGGGGCGCTTCCGCCGCGACCTCTACTACCGGCTGGCGGTGGTGCCCATCCGGCTGCCGCCGCTGCGCGAGCGCGAGGGCGACGTCATCCTGCTGGCCCGCCACTGCATCGCCCGCTACGGCGAGCAGCTGAAGGGGCGGCCGGTGGCCCTCTCCAAGGACGCCGAGCCCTTGCTCCTGGCCCACCCCTGGCCCGGCAACGTGCGCGAGCTGCAGAACGTCATGCAGCGGGCGCTGCTCAAGCTGAACGGCTCGCGCCTCACCGCCAACGACCTGGTCGGCCTCCTGCCGGCCGCGGCCCACGCCGAGCGCGGCCTGTCCGGCCTGGTGGAGGCGGTGCTCGACGCCGCCGAGCCGGAGCACGGGCGCTACCAGGCCGCGCTGGCCGCGGTGGAGGCGCCGCTCCTGGCGGCGGCGCTGGCCCGGACCAAGGGCAACCAGCTCCGGGCCGCCGAGCTGCTCGGGATGAATCGCAACACCCTCCGGGAGCGGATGCGCGCCCTCGGGATGAAGCCGAGGTAG
- a CDS encoding ABC transporter ATP-binding protein has translation MRFGGLKALSGFDLTMHPGELVGLIGPNGAGKTTAFNAITGVYVPSEGEVLVGGRRVNGLKAHQICGRGVARTFQNIRLFRELSALDNVRVACHAGARSGFFGAWFRTQHHQAEEARIRERAESYLAVMGLAHRADEPSRSLPYGEQRRLEIARALATGPSVLCLDEPAAGMNASEKIELMQLIRDIRDRFSLAILVIEHDMRLVMGVSERLLVLDHGVTIAAGTPDQVRRDPRVIEAYLGDAYLEERHLAVPGGGAGGVAVAGGPGEGP, from the coding sequence ATGCGCTTCGGCGGCCTCAAGGCGCTCTCCGGCTTCGACCTCACCATGCACCCCGGCGAGCTGGTGGGGCTGATCGGCCCCAACGGCGCCGGCAAGACCACCGCCTTCAACGCCATCACCGGCGTCTACGTGCCCAGCGAGGGCGAGGTGCTGGTGGGCGGCCGGCGGGTCAACGGCCTCAAGGCCCACCAGATCTGCGGCCGCGGCGTGGCCCGCACCTTCCAGAACATCCGGCTCTTCCGCGAGCTCTCGGCCCTCGACAACGTGCGGGTGGCCTGCCACGCCGGGGCCAGGAGCGGCTTCTTCGGCGCCTGGTTCCGCACCCAGCACCACCAGGCCGAGGAGGCGCGCATCCGGGAGCGCGCCGAGTCCTACCTGGCGGTCATGGGGCTGGCCCACCGGGCCGACGAGCCCTCGCGCAGCCTGCCCTACGGCGAGCAGCGCCGCCTGGAGATCGCCCGGGCGCTGGCCACCGGCCCCAGCGTGCTGTGCCTGGACGAGCCGGCCGCGGGCATGAACGCCTCGGAGAAGATCGAGCTGATGCAGCTCATCCGCGACATCCGCGATCGCTTCTCGCTGGCCATCCTGGTCATCGAGCACGACATGCGGCTGGTCATGGGCGTCTCGGAGCGGCTGCTGGTGCTGGACCACGGCGTCACCATCGCCGCCGGCACGCCCGACCAGGTGCGGCGCGACCCCAGGGTGATCGAGGCCTACCTGGGCGACGCCTACCTGGAGGAGCGCCACCTGGCGGTGCCGGGCGGCGGGGCGGGCGGCGTGGCCGTGGCCGGCGGCCCCGGGGAGGGCCCGTGA
- a CDS encoding MFS transporter has protein sequence MLVNRLASFVITFLALYLVRERGFSADAAGRVVALYGVGLLLAGPLGGALADRVGRRPTMLAGLALGGACVAALGFLRDPTWLAGLAFCAALTGDLYRPAANAAIADVVPPADRARAFGLVYWAVNLGWAVSLSVAGFVAERSMLALFLADALTSFAFATIVWRRVPETRPAHQAHAPALAGLLRVFGDRPFVTFLGINLVVLVVFTQFQLAAPLDYAEHGVGPLSFSLLMALNGLGVVILQPLLAPRLPRHDGANVLALSAVLIGLGYGMNAFQGSLPAYAVGALLYTVGEVLGFPVASAIVADLAPPELRGRYQGAFSMSWGLAFTLAPLVGGEVLHRFGGRALWLGCLAASLAMALAHLAAGPARRRRLAALRIDARPAGPGPG, from the coding sequence ATGCTGGTCAACCGGCTCGCCTCCTTCGTCATCACCTTCCTGGCGCTCTACCTGGTGCGCGAGCGCGGCTTCAGCGCCGACGCGGCCGGACGGGTGGTGGCGCTCTACGGGGTGGGGCTGCTCCTGGCCGGGCCGCTCGGCGGGGCCCTGGCCGACCGGGTGGGCCGGCGCCCCACCATGCTGGCCGGGCTGGCGCTGGGCGGCGCCTGCGTGGCCGCCCTGGGCTTCCTGCGCGACCCCACCTGGCTGGCGGGGCTGGCCTTCTGCGCCGCCCTCACCGGCGACCTCTACCGCCCGGCCGCCAACGCCGCCATCGCCGACGTGGTGCCCCCGGCCGACCGGGCCCGCGCCTTCGGGCTGGTCTACTGGGCGGTCAACCTGGGCTGGGCGGTCAGCCTCTCGGTGGCCGGCTTCGTGGCCGAGCGCTCGATGCTGGCCCTCTTCCTGGCCGACGCCCTCACCTCCTTCGCCTTCGCCACCATCGTGTGGCGGCGGGTGCCGGAGACCCGGCCGGCGCACCAGGCCCACGCCCCGGCGCTGGCGGGGCTCCTGCGGGTCTTCGGCGACCGCCCCTTCGTCACCTTCCTCGGCATCAACCTGGTGGTGCTGGTGGTCTTCACCCAGTTCCAGCTGGCCGCGCCGCTGGACTACGCCGAGCACGGCGTCGGGCCGCTGTCGTTCTCGCTGCTCATGGCCCTCAACGGCCTGGGGGTGGTGATCCTCCAGCCGCTGCTGGCGCCGCGCCTGCCGCGCCACGACGGGGCCAACGTGCTGGCCCTCTCGGCGGTGCTCATCGGCCTGGGCTACGGGATGAACGCCTTCCAGGGCTCGCTGCCGGCCTACGCGGTGGGGGCGCTGCTCTACACGGTGGGCGAGGTGCTGGGCTTCCCGGTGGCCTCGGCCATCGTGGCCGACCTTGCCCCGCCCGAGCTGCGCGGGCGCTACCAGGGGGCCTTCTCGATGTCCTGGGGCCTGGCCTTCACCCTCGCGCCGCTGGTGGGCGGCGAGGTGCTCCACCGCTTCGGGGGCCGGGCGCTCTGGCTGGGCTGCCTGGCGGCGTCGCTGGCGATGGCGCTGGCCCACCTGGCGGCCGGTCCGGCCCGGCGGCGCCGGCTGGCCGCGCTGCGCATCGACGCCCGGCCGGCCGGCCCCGGGCCGGGCTGA
- a CDS encoding branched-chain amino acid ABC transporter permease — MARLRSLARSFLPFLVAVPFLLALQAATPPYRTLVLINVGVNVILAVSLNVVNGFTGQFSLGHAGFMSVGAYATAKVTLALADVQLSFLPVAASDALLFGLALLFGMLAAAAAGLLVGLPSLRLRGDYLAIVTLGFGEIIRSVIENTPALGGALGLTDLPLHTTLAWVGLGAVATVVMARRLATSTQGRALFAIREDEVAAEAMGVDTTGYKVRAFVISAAYAGLAGGLIVHLIGSVSPSNFNFVRSMEVVVMVVLGGLGSITGSVVAATVLTISLEALREFQQYRMVVYALMLVVMMLARPQGLFGTREVWDLWRRRKPAAAPPGPAAPGGGAA, encoded by the coding sequence GTGGCCCGCCTGCGCTCGCTGGCCCGCTCCTTCCTGCCCTTCCTGGTGGCGGTGCCCTTCCTGCTGGCGCTGCAGGCGGCCACCCCGCCCTACCGGACGCTGGTGCTCATCAACGTGGGCGTCAACGTCATCCTGGCGGTGTCGCTCAACGTGGTGAACGGCTTCACCGGCCAGTTCAGCCTGGGCCACGCCGGCTTCATGAGCGTGGGGGCCTACGCCACCGCCAAGGTGACCCTGGCCCTGGCCGACGTGCAGCTCTCCTTCCTGCCCGTGGCGGCCTCCGACGCCCTGCTCTTCGGGCTGGCGCTGCTCTTCGGCATGCTGGCGGCGGCGGCGGCCGGGCTGCTGGTGGGGCTGCCCTCGCTGCGCCTGCGCGGCGACTACCTGGCCATCGTGACGCTCGGCTTCGGCGAGATCATCCGCTCGGTCATCGAGAACACCCCGGCCCTGGGCGGCGCGCTGGGACTCACCGACCTGCCGCTGCACACCACGCTGGCCTGGGTGGGGCTGGGCGCGGTGGCCACGGTGGTGATGGCGCGCCGCCTGGCCACCTCCACCCAGGGGCGGGCCCTCTTCGCCATCCGCGAGGACGAGGTGGCGGCCGAGGCCATGGGGGTGGACACCACCGGCTACAAGGTGCGGGCCTTCGTCATCTCGGCGGCCTACGCCGGCCTGGCCGGCGGGCTGATCGTGCACCTCATCGGGTCGGTCTCCCCCTCCAACTTCAACTTCGTGCGCTCCATGGAGGTGGTGGTGATGGTGGTGCTGGGCGGGCTCGGGTCGATCACCGGGTCGGTGGTGGCGGCCACCGTGCTCACCATCTCGCTGGAGGCGCTGCGCGAGTTCCAGCAGTACCGCATGGTGGTCTACGCCCTCATGCTGGTGGTGATGATGCTGGCCCGACCGCAGGGGCTCTTCGGCACCCGCGAGGTGTGGGACCTGTGGCGGCGCCGCAAGCCGGCCGCGGCCCCGCCCGGCCCGGCGGCGCCCGGCGGGGGGGCGGCGTGA
- a CDS encoding ABC transporter ATP-binding protein — MTASPPVLEVRDLRVRYGAIEALRGVNLAVGAGQVVALIGANGAGKSTTLRAISRMIPLAAGTVALEGEDVTRLASHQLVARGMAHAPEGRGIFLNLTVRENLELGAYLRTDRAEIVTDADKAYALFPILAERRDQVSGTLSGGEQQMLAVARALMSRPRLLLLDEPSLGLAPQVVEKIFTVLREVNQGGVALLLVEQNAHKALQLAHRAYVLETGQIVMSGTGRELLQSPEVRKAYLGE; from the coding sequence GTGACCGCCAGCCCGCCGGTGCTGGAGGTGCGCGACCTGCGGGTCCGGTACGGCGCCATCGAGGCCCTGCGCGGCGTGAACCTCGCGGTGGGGGCCGGGCAGGTGGTGGCCCTGATCGGCGCCAACGGGGCCGGCAAGAGCACCACCCTGCGCGCCATCTCCCGCATGATCCCGCTGGCCGCCGGCACGGTGGCGCTGGAGGGCGAGGACGTCACCCGCCTGGCCTCGCACCAGCTGGTGGCGCGCGGCATGGCCCACGCGCCGGAGGGGCGCGGCATCTTCCTCAACCTGACGGTGCGCGAGAACCTGGAGCTGGGCGCCTACCTGCGCACCGACCGCGCCGAGATCGTCACCGACGCCGACAAGGCCTACGCCCTCTTCCCCATCCTGGCGGAGCGGCGCGACCAGGTGTCCGGCACCCTCTCCGGCGGCGAGCAGCAGATGCTGGCGGTGGCCCGGGCGCTCATGAGCCGCCCCAGGCTGCTGCTGCTCGACGAGCCCTCGCTGGGGCTGGCGCCGCAGGTGGTGGAGAAGATCTTCACGGTGCTGCGCGAGGTGAACCAGGGCGGGGTGGCGCTCCTGCTGGTGGAGCAGAACGCCCACAAGGCGCTGCAGCTGGCCCACCGGGCCTACGTGCTGGAGACCGGGCAGATCGTGATGAGCGGCACCGGCCGGGAGCTGCTGCAGAGCCCCGAGGTCCGCAAGGCCTACCTGGGGGAGTGA
- a CDS encoding PAS domain S-box protein — protein sequence MAAERQWNEALFRALTEHSGDILSLLDAQGRFLFNSAAALRISGYSSEELAEMGPFQSIHPEDLATVAETFRRVLAEPGATASAQYRHRTKGGGWTWMEAVACNQLDNPDVRGVVTSSRDITERKRTEDALRQGEERLRALAARLDALREEEQARISRDLHDDLAQVLAGLGFEFRRLENRLAESDAPAWLEDWLAEASSLVGQAHASVRRIAFDLRPPSLDALGLPQALAAEARRFEARTGIRCAVEVGEFPALPAPLATALFRIAQESLTNVARHAQATRVQLRLEAGGGEVVLRVEDDGRGPEEGDPAKAGLGLLGMRERAAQVGGTARLERGAAGGATVVARLPLAPHSPR from the coding sequence ATGGCCGCGGAGAGGCAGTGGAACGAGGCGCTGTTCCGGGCGCTGACGGAGCACTCGGGCGACATCCTCTCGCTCCTGGACGCCCAGGGGCGGTTCCTCTTCAACTCGGCGGCGGCCCTGCGCATCAGCGGGTACAGCTCCGAGGAGCTGGCCGAGATGGGCCCCTTCCAGAGCATCCACCCGGAGGACCTGGCGACGGTGGCGGAGACCTTCCGGCGGGTGCTGGCCGAGCCCGGGGCCACCGCCTCGGCGCAGTACCGCCACAGGACCAAGGGCGGCGGCTGGACCTGGATGGAGGCGGTGGCCTGCAACCAGCTCGACAACCCGGACGTGCGCGGCGTGGTCACCTCCTCCCGCGACATCACCGAGCGCAAGCGGACCGAGGACGCGCTGCGCCAGGGCGAGGAGCGGCTGCGGGCGCTGGCGGCGCGCCTCGACGCCCTGCGGGAGGAGGAGCAGGCGCGCATCTCCCGGGACCTGCACGACGACCTGGCGCAGGTGCTGGCCGGGCTGGGCTTCGAGTTCCGCCGGCTGGAGAACCGGCTGGCGGAGTCGGACGCGCCCGCCTGGCTGGAGGACTGGCTGGCCGAGGCGTCCTCGCTGGTCGGCCAGGCCCACGCCTCGGTGCGGCGCATCGCCTTCGACCTGCGCCCGCCCTCCCTCGACGCGCTCGGGCTCCCCCAGGCGCTGGCCGCGGAGGCGCGGCGCTTCGAGGCCCGCACCGGGATCCGCTGCGCGGTCGAGGTCGGCGAGTTCCCGGCCCTGCCCGCCCCGCTGGCCACGGCGCTCTTCCGCATCGCCCAGGAGTCCCTCACCAACGTGGCCCGGCACGCCCAGGCCACGCGGGTCCAGCTGCGGCTCGAGGCCGGCGGCGGCGAGGTGGTGCTGCGGGTGGAGGACGACGGGCGCGGTCCCGAGGAGGGTGACCCGGCCAAGGCCGGCCTGGGGCTGCTGGGGATGCGGGAGCGCGCCGCCCAGGTCGGCGGCACGGCGCGGCTGGAGCGCGGCGCCGCGGGCGGCGCCACGGTGGTGGCCCGCCTGCCCCTGGCGCCTCACTCCCCCAGGTAG
- the glnA gene encoding type I glutamate--ammonia ligase, whose translation MAITTPKQVLEYAAEKKATYVDLKFMDFIGLWQHFSIPLYELSEDIFEEGLGFDGSSIRGWQAIHASDMLVIPDATTACIDPFMAEPTLSLICNVVDPITKEPYSRDPRNIAMKAEKYLKGTGLGDTAFFGPEPEFFIFDEVRYDSGVNHAFFKVDSVEGQWNTGREEAGGNLGYKPRYKEGYFPVAPTDSQQDIRTEMCRVMESVGIHVERQHHEVATAGQAEIDIRFDSLVKMADKLMWFKYVIKNVARRHGKTVTFMPKPLYGDNGSGMHVHQSIWKSGKPLFAGDGYAGLSEMAMHYIGGILKHGPALAALICPSTNSYKRLVPGFEAPINLAYSARNRSASVRIPMYSPSPKAKRIEFRSPDPSANGYLAFSAMLMAGLDGIENKINPGQPLDKDIYGMSPEELKDIPKMPGSLDEALEALRKDHKFLLKGDVFTEDVIETWIQYKYDKEVNPVRMRPTPMEYALYFDI comes from the coding sequence ATGGCCATTACGACTCCGAAGCAGGTGCTCGAGTACGCCGCCGAGAAGAAGGCGACCTACGTCGACCTGAAGTTCATGGACTTCATCGGCCTGTGGCAGCACTTCTCGATCCCGCTCTACGAGCTCTCGGAGGACATCTTCGAGGAGGGGCTCGGCTTCGACGGCTCGTCGATCCGCGGCTGGCAGGCCATCCACGCCTCCGACATGCTGGTGATCCCGGACGCCACCACGGCCTGCATCGACCCGTTCATGGCGGAGCCCACGCTCTCGCTGATCTGCAACGTGGTCGACCCGATCACCAAGGAGCCGTACAGCCGCGACCCGCGCAACATCGCCATGAAGGCGGAGAAGTACCTGAAGGGCACCGGCCTGGGCGACACCGCCTTCTTCGGCCCCGAGCCGGAGTTCTTCATCTTCGACGAGGTCCGCTACGACAGCGGCGTCAACCACGCCTTCTTCAAGGTGGACTCGGTCGAGGGGCAGTGGAACACGGGCCGCGAGGAGGCCGGCGGCAACCTCGGCTACAAGCCCCGCTACAAGGAGGGCTACTTCCCGGTCGCCCCGACCGACTCGCAGCAGGACATCCGCACCGAGATGTGCCGCGTCATGGAGTCGGTGGGCATCCACGTGGAGCGGCAGCACCACGAGGTCGCCACCGCCGGCCAGGCCGAGATCGACATCCGGTTCGACTCGCTGGTGAAGATGGCCGACAAGCTGATGTGGTTCAAGTACGTCATCAAGAACGTGGCGCGCCGGCACGGCAAGACCGTGACCTTCATGCCCAAGCCGCTCTACGGCGACAACGGCTCCGGCATGCACGTGCACCAGTCCATCTGGAAGAGCGGCAAGCCGCTCTTCGCGGGCGACGGCTACGCCGGCCTCTCCGAGATGGCCATGCACTACATCGGCGGCATCCTGAAGCACGGCCCGGCGCTGGCGGCCCTCATCTGCCCGTCGACCAACTCGTACAAGCGGCTGGTGCCGGGCTTCGAGGCCCCCATCAACCTGGCCTACTCGGCCCGCAACCGCTCCGCCTCGGTGCGCATCCCGATGTACTCGCCCTCCCCGAAGGCGAAGCGCATCGAGTTCCGCTCGCCGGATCCGTCGGCCAACGGCTACCTGGCCTTCTCGGCCATGCTGATGGCCGGCCTGGACGGCATCGAGAACAAGATCAACCCCGGCCAGCCGCTCGACAAGGACATCTACGGCATGTCGCCGGAGGAGCTGAAGGACATCCCCAAGATGCCCGGCTCGCTGGACGAGGCGCTCGAGGCCCTGCGCAAGGACCACAAGTTCCTGCTCAAGGGCGACGTCTTCACCGAGGACGTCATCGAGACGTGGATCCAGTACAAGTACGACAAGGAAGTGAACCCGGTCCGGATGCGCCCGACGCCGATGGAGTACGCGCTCTACTTCGACATCTGA
- a CDS encoding PAS domain S-box protein, with the protein MPVVSPHDGAGQAFRQLFEHMSEGVALHEILLDPAGRAFDYRFLQVNAAFERLTGLRAAEVVGRTALEVIPALEAEFIARYAHVALTGEPMRFELRADALGRIFHVSAYRPEPLHFACVFTDVTAERSAQAELRAALRRAEASEHQLRLVVSQSRDVIWTFDLAAGRFTYVSPSIEALRGLTVEEALAEPMERALTPESLARVMAVAARNGTPEEENPHTGVYDQPCKDGSIKHVEMTTTYQRGPDGRPRTVVGISRDATDRVRAERALRRSEALYRCLFTATPSGVILTGPDGRILAFNDRAAAQLGYTREAFARLAIPDIDAEDDADRVRSRIRQAMQDGHLEFDTRHRSRTGELREVHVRIVPVDLGEGTALLSTWDDVTEQQRLTRELQLGLAERDERERWLQASQRVARLGHYVFEVREDRWVSSPMLDEIFGIGPEHPRTTASWLGLVHPDDRADLTDHLSALAAAGSRFDRVYRVGRPGDPPRWVHGLGDLERDEAGRPLRLVGTIQDVTARHQAELVREGLADQLRQAQKLESIGRLAGGVAHDFNNILVVLLACGEALQRSLDEGRPPEREDVQEILEAAARAKDLTSQLLAFARKKVVAPVPVDLNEEVRRAERMLHRLLGEDVALVLRLAPALWATTCDPGQLQQLLVNLAVNARDAMPGGGRLTLSTANVDEPGAGEAGWRGLAPAAGPHVRLVVEDTGGGIPPELWSRLFEPFVTTKPAGRGTGLGLATALGIAQQAGGVIRFRSQPGCGAAFEVLLPRTEATVAGPADPGRAPGPLTQATERILLVEDDQHVRDATSRALRQAGYQVVTAAGGAELQALLGPDLPAPQLLLTDVVMPGMNGRQVAEAARRAFPGLRVLFMSGYAQDIIVHHGVVDPGLDLLEKPFTNEALLRRVRAALDA; encoded by the coding sequence ATGCCGGTGGTCTCACCCCATGACGGCGCCGGGCAGGCCTTCCGCCAGCTCTTCGAGCACATGAGCGAGGGGGTGGCGCTGCACGAGATCCTCCTCGACCCGGCCGGCCGGGCGTTCGACTACCGCTTCCTGCAGGTCAACGCCGCCTTCGAGCGGCTCACCGGCCTGCGCGCCGCCGAGGTGGTGGGGCGCACCGCGCTCGAGGTCATCCCCGCCCTCGAGGCGGAGTTCATCGCGCGCTACGCCCACGTGGCCCTGACCGGCGAGCCGATGCGCTTCGAGCTGCGCGCCGACGCGCTGGGGCGGATCTTCCACGTCAGCGCCTACCGCCCCGAGCCCCTCCACTTCGCCTGCGTCTTCACCGACGTCACCGCGGAGCGGTCCGCCCAGGCCGAGCTGCGCGCCGCCCTGCGCCGCGCCGAGGCCAGCGAGCACCAGCTGCGCCTGGTGGTCTCCCAGTCGCGCGACGTCATCTGGACCTTCGACCTCGCCGCCGGCCGCTTCACCTACGTGAGCCCGAGCATCGAGGCGCTGCGGGGCCTGACGGTCGAGGAGGCCCTGGCCGAGCCCATGGAGCGGGCCCTCACGCCCGAGTCGCTGGCCCGCGTCATGGCCGTGGCGGCCCGCAACGGCACCCCCGAGGAGGAGAACCCGCACACCGGCGTCTACGACCAGCCCTGCAAGGACGGCTCGATCAAGCACGTCGAGATGACCACCACCTACCAGCGCGGCCCCGACGGGCGCCCGCGCACGGTGGTCGGGATCTCGCGCGACGCCACCGACCGGGTGCGGGCCGAGCGGGCCCTGCGCCGGAGCGAGGCGCTCTACCGCTGCCTCTTCACCGCCACGCCGAGCGGGGTGATCCTGACCGGCCCGGACGGGCGCATCCTGGCGTTCAACGACCGGGCGGCGGCGCAGCTCGGCTACACCCGCGAGGCCTTCGCCCGGCTCGCCATCCCCGACATCGACGCCGAGGACGACGCGGACCGGGTGCGCTCCCGGATCCGGCAGGCCATGCAGGACGGGCACCTCGAGTTCGACACCCGGCACCGGAGCCGCACCGGCGAGCTGCGCGAGGTGCACGTCCGCATCGTCCCGGTGGACCTCGGCGAGGGCACGGCCCTGCTCTCCACCTGGGACGACGTCACCGAGCAGCAGCGGCTCACCCGGGAGCTGCAGCTCGGGCTGGCCGAGCGGGACGAGCGGGAGCGCTGGCTGCAGGCCAGCCAGCGGGTGGCCCGGCTGGGCCACTACGTCTTCGAGGTGCGCGAGGACCGGTGGGTCAGCTCACCGATGCTCGACGAGATCTTCGGCATCGGGCCCGAGCACCCGCGCACCACCGCCTCCTGGCTCGGGCTGGTGCACCCCGACGACCGGGCCGACCTGACCGACCACCTCTCGGCGCTGGCGGCCGCCGGCTCGCGCTTCGACCGGGTCTACCGGGTCGGGAGGCCGGGCGATCCGCCGCGCTGGGTCCACGGCCTGGGCGACCTCGAGCGCGACGAGGCCGGCCGGCCGCTGCGCCTGGTGGGCACCATCCAGGACGTGACGGCCCGCCACCAGGCTGAGCTGGTCCGCGAGGGCCTGGCGGACCAGCTGCGCCAGGCCCAGAAGCTGGAGAGCATCGGGCGGCTGGCCGGCGGGGTGGCCCACGACTTCAACAACATCCTGGTGGTCCTGCTGGCCTGCGGGGAGGCGCTGCAGCGGAGCCTGGACGAGGGGCGGCCGCCCGAGCGCGAGGACGTGCAGGAGATCCTGGAGGCGGCGGCGCGGGCCAAGGACCTGACCAGCCAGCTGCTGGCCTTCGCCCGCAAGAAGGTGGTGGCGCCGGTGCCGGTGGACCTCAACGAGGAGGTGCGCCGCGCCGAGCGGATGCTGCACCGCCTGCTGGGCGAGGACGTGGCGCTGGTGCTGCGGCTGGCGCCCGCCCTGTGGGCCACCACCTGCGACCCGGGCCAGCTCCAGCAGCTGCTGGTGAACCTGGCGGTCAACGCCCGTGACGCCATGCCGGGCGGCGGGCGCCTCACCCTCTCCACCGCCAACGTGGACGAGCCGGGGGCCGGGGAGGCGGGCTGGCGCGGCCTGGCCCCGGCGGCCGGGCCGCACGTCCGGCTGGTGGTCGAGGACACCGGGGGGGGCATCCCGCCGGAGCTCTGGTCGCGCCTCTTCGAGCCCTTCGTCACCACCAAGCCGGCCGGCCGGGGCACCGGGCTCGGCCTGGCCACCGCCCTCGGCATCGCCCAGCAGGCCGGCGGCGTCATCCGCTTCCGCAGCCAGCCTGGCTGCGGCGCCGCCTTCGAGGTGCTGCTGCCCCGCACCGAGGCCACGGTGGCCGGCCCCGCCGACCCCGGGCGCGCGCCCGGGCCCCTCACCCAGGCCACCGAGCGGATCCTGCTGGTGGAGGACGACCAGCACGTCCGCGACGCCACCAGCCGCGCCCTGCGCCAGGCCGGCTACCAGGTGGTGACCGCCGCCGGCGGCGCCGAGCTGCAGGCGCTCCTCGGGCCGGACCTGCCGGCGCCGCAGCTCCTGCTCACCGACGTGGTGATGCCGGGGATGAACGGCCGCCAGGTGGCCGAGGCGGCGCGGCGGGCCTTCCCGGGCCTGCGGGTCCTCTTCATGTCCGGCTACGCGCAGGACATCATCGTCCACCACGGGGTGGTGGACCCGGGCCTGGACCTGCTGGAGAAGCCCTTCACCAACGAGGCGCTGCTGCGACGGGTGCGGGCGGCGCTCGACGCGTGA